One part of the Malus sylvestris chromosome 2, drMalSylv7.2, whole genome shotgun sequence genome encodes these proteins:
- the LOC126599323 gene encoding uncharacterized protein LOC126599323 yields the protein MAALFNLKASRLGYSLFSKTKRFVVRVGDLKASHFPLQNLLRCRHFTSKLSETHHDSTVNYLINSCGLSPEGAILASKWVKLRSSKRADAVLSFLRNHGFSETQISKLVRTYPQFLNSNPEKTLLPKLEFFTSLGVSEEDLATTLGNEPILLARSLEKQILPTYNFLRSMISGGGGGGEIASVFRHCTRIFLEGHSKNVEPNIGILRESGMPQSCISLMVAHFTLALMQNRKKFAQVVGEVKQMGFDMEKSMSVMAIKALSSANSKSIRTRNCEVYKSRGWSEDDVLSAFKRHPVCMTRSEKKIMQVMEFVVNKMGLSSQMIVKAPVIMGYSLEKRIIPRFSVLKVLMLKGLMDENRNLGWVLCFTEKQFLERFVTRYRTEVPQLSSVYQGKAGIQDV from the coding sequence ATGGCAGCCCTCTTCAACCTGAAGGCGAGCAGATTGGGTTATTCACTTTTTTCCAAAACTAAAAGATTTGTTGTTAGGGTTGGGGATCTAAAAGCCTCGCATTTTCCTCTTCAAAATCTGCTACGGTGCAGACATTTCACCTCAAAACTCTCAGAAACCCACCACGATTCCACAGTCAATTACCTCATAAACTCATGTGGGTTGTCCCCAGAAGGTGCGATTTTAGCGTCTAAGTGGGTCAAGTTGCGATCCTCCAAAAGAGCAGACGCCGTTTTGTCCTTTCTCAGAAACCATGGATTCTCTGAGACCCAGATCTCCAAGCTGGTGAGGACGTACCCACAATTTCTTAACTCCAATCCGGAGAAAACCCTTTTGCCGAAGCTTGAGTTTTTCACTTCGCTTGGAGTTTCAGAGGAGGACCTTGCAACAACTCTGGGTAATGAACCGATTCTTTTGGCAAGAAGCTTGGAGAAACAGATTCTACCCACTTACAATTTCCTCAGGAGTATGAtttcggggggggggggggggggggaaattGCTTCAGTTTTCAGGCACTGCACGCGGATTTTCTTGGAAGGCCACTCTAAGAATGTTGAGCCAAATATTGGGATCTTAAGAGAATCAGGTATGCCCCAATCATGTATTTCTCTGATGGTAGCTCATTTTACCCTTGCTTTGATGCAAAACCGTAAAAAGTTTGCTCAAGTTGTGGGTGAGGTTAAGCAAATGGGTTTTGATATGGAAAAATCAATGTCTGTGATGGCTATAAAAGCTTTGAGTAGTGCCAATAGTAAGTCCATACGGACTCGAAATTGCGAAGTTTATAAGAGTCGGGGTTGGTCTGAGGATGATGTTCTCTCTGCTTTCAAGCGGCACCCAGTTTGTATGACCAGGTCGGAGAAGAAGATAATGCAAGTCATGGAATTTGTAGTGAACAAGATGGGATTGTCTTCGCAAATGATTGTTAAAGCCCCGGTGATCATGGGTTACAGTTTGGAGAAGAGAATTATCCCAAGGTTTTCGGTTCTGAAAGTTTTGATGTTGAAAGGATTAATGGATGAAAACAGGAATCTAGGTTGGGTGTTGTGTTTTACGGAGAAGCAATTTTTGGAGAGATTTGTGACCAGATATCGAACTGAAGTCCCTCAACTGTCGAGTGTGTACCAAGGGAAAGCTGGAATTCAAGATGTATGA